The sequence below is a genomic window from Methanocalculus natronophilus.
TAAACAGCATCGCCGGGCCATCACCATCACGGGCAGACCTCATCGGGCTGTCCGGGGTGGCAGAGCCCTGTGCACTTGCCATGGCAGAGATCGGGAGACTTGTCATGAAGAAAACAACCTACGGAAGGGTGACCATTGCAATCGGAAGATAATCAACAAGGACGCCTCTGCATCGTCAGCACCGGACCGGGCAACACCCGGCAGCTGACACCTGCAGCACTGAAAGCGATAGCAAAAGCAGACTGTATCATCGGCAATGATACCTATATCGAGCTGATCCAGCATCTCATCGCCGGAAAAGAGGTGATAAAAAGCAGGATGGGCGAGGAGGTCAACCGGGCGCAGCTGGCACTTGAGCTTGCCCTAGACAAGCATGTGGCGATGGTATCTGGCGGGGACGCGGGCGTCTACGGGATGGCGAGTATCGTCATTGAAGTTGCTGACAGAACAGGATCACCAGTTCCAGTCGAGGTGATCCCAGGGGTTACTGCAGCAACTGCTGCTGCATCCCGGCTGGGATCACCGCTTTCAGGAGATTATGTGACCATTTCGCTCTCGAACCTCCTCACCCCATGGGAGGTGATCGAGAGCCGGCTCGACCATGCTTTTGCAATGGGCGTCCCTGTCGCAATCTATAATCCCCGCAGCAGGGGACGGCCGCATAACCTGGATGCAGCACTGCTCATAGCATCAAAACACAGGATAGGGACAACACCTGTCGGGGTTGTGAAGAACGCATACCGTCCCAATGAAGAGCGGCATATCATGACGCTTGAGGAGCTGAAGGCAGACTGCAGCCTCGTGGATATGCATTCGATTGTGATCATCGGAGGAGAAGAGACCCGGATCTGGAAGGTGGGAGACGATGTCAGAGGAATTATCACCCCGCGGGGATACCATAGAAAATATGTATATTGATCTCGGTGCGGATACCCGCGAAGGGTATGCCATTGCAGAGACAAGCAGAAAGCTTGCCAGGGAGACGATAGGTGATGCAACACCGGAGGATGGGATCCGCCAGCGGTGTTCGGTTGCAGTCGGGGATTTTGCAATGGCGGATCTGATGCGTTTTACGCATGACCCGATAGCAGCAGGTATCGCTGCGATCAAAGGGGGTGCCACCATCTACACGGACATCAGGATGGTGCAGGTCGGCATCCTGAAGAAAGGCCACTCATGCAGTGTCGAATGCGCACTCGATTATGGTGCGGATATTGCAGCAGCTGAGGGGATCACCCGGACGTCTGCCGGGTTTCTGGCGCTCAAAGAGCAGCTCGCCGGATCGATTGTGGTCATCGGGAATGCGCCGTCTGCCCTGCTGGCCATCTGCCGGTATATCGATGAGGGGATCGTGCCTGCCCTTGTGATCGGAACCCCGGTCGGGTTTGTGAATGCTGCCGAATCAAA
It includes:
- the cobJ gene encoding precorrin-3B C(17)-methyltransferase; amino-acid sequence: MQSEDNQQGRLCIVSTGPGNTRQLTPAALKAIAKADCIIGNDTYIELIQHLIAGKEVIKSRMGEEVNRAQLALELALDKHVAMVSGGDAGVYGMASIVIEVADRTGSPVPVEVIPGVTAATAAASRLGSPLSGDYVTISLSNLLTPWEVIESRLDHAFAMGVPVAIYNPRSRGRPHNLDAALLIASKHRIGTTPVGVVKNAYRPNEERHIMTLEELKADCSLVDMHSIVIIGGEETRIWKVGDDVRGIITPRGYHRKYVY
- a CDS encoding precorrin-8X methylmutase, giving the protein MYIDLGADTREGYAIAETSRKLARETIGDATPEDGIRQRCSVAVGDFAMADLMRFTHDPIAAGIAAIKGGATIYTDIRMVQVGILKKGHSCSVECALDYGADIAAAEGITRTSAGFLALKEQLAGSIVVIGNAPSALLAICRYIDEGIVPALVIGTPVGFVNAAESKELLRTKPVPSVSNLGTRGGTPIAVASMNEIITMSQE